A window from Gottschalkiaceae bacterium SANA encodes these proteins:
- a CDS encoding helix-turn-helix domain-containing protein: protein MKKYKIGEFARIKNIDAQTLRYYDRLGLLTPSEVDAETGYRYYTVDQFIQVDVIKFNKLLGLSLEEILRQKQIKSLDVKLSVIENQQVRLEEMIRQYNLVKENLEEIVTSIRQASEEFELVGNKPRIKAMGDLMGVVSDCSHLEDWGDFEEKIKELTLRYPEYYEVGHNHGLIFGGRFDLVFQQDDSYLDLIVMPYHGSKTDDPNIECFHLGTCVVAYHQDGQEAQSLTLNRMLTFIEENNLESKGMVMVRSIVGSFILSDHDAYLQEMIVPIKEM, encoded by the coding sequence ATGAAAAAGTATAAAATCGGAGAATTTGCACGAATTAAGAACATTGATGCTCAAACCCTGCGTTATTACGATCGCTTAGGCTTGCTCACGCCCAGCGAAGTCGATGCAGAAACTGGCTATCGATATTATACCGTGGATCAGTTTATTCAAGTCGATGTCATCAAGTTCAATAAACTGCTGGGCCTGTCCTTGGAGGAAATATTGAGACAGAAGCAGATTAAGTCCCTCGACGTCAAGCTATCGGTGATTGAAAATCAGCAGGTTCGTTTGGAAGAAATGATTCGGCAATATAACCTGGTAAAGGAAAACCTAGAAGAAATAGTTACATCGATCCGCCAAGCAAGCGAGGAATTTGAACTTGTTGGCAACAAACCCCGCATCAAGGCGATGGGTGATTTGATGGGGGTAGTTAGTGATTGCAGTCACCTGGAGGACTGGGGAGATTTTGAAGAGAAGATTAAAGAGCTCACCTTGCGATACCCAGAGTATTATGAGGTGGGCCACAACCACGGCTTGATTTTCGGAGGTCGTTTTGATCTCGTTTTCCAGCAGGATGATAGTTATTTAGATTTGATTGTTATGCCCTATCATGGGTCAAAGACAGATGATCCGAATATAGAATGTTTTCATTTGGGGACTTGTGTGGTTGCCTATCATCAAGATGGACAAGAAGCTCAAAGTTTGACTCTTAATAGGATGTTGACCTTTATTGAGGAGAATAATTTGGAATCAAAGGGTATGGTTATGGTACGGTCTATTGTGGGTTCCTTTATTCTTTCGGACCATGATGCGTACTTGCAGGAAATGATCGTCCCAATTAAAGAAATGTAG
- a CDS encoding GNAT family N-acetyltransferase, translating into MIIRNLRPEDMEAFWALRLEALRGYPEAFGSSYEEELHKSAQSRGERYLTNMIVPESIHFVVGAFDNDRLVGMVGFRQEERIKTRHKGMVWGMYVSSQYHHQGIGKALLMELLDQAREMDWLELIQLWVVTNNKAAVRLYELFGFKTFGEERHALKIGRQYYDEFMMVLNLEDVES; encoded by the coding sequence ATGATTATTAGAAATTTAAGACCAGAAGATATGGAGGCGTTTTGGGCTTTGCGTTTGGAAGCCCTTAGGGGATATCCGGAAGCCTTTGGTTCTTCCTATGAAGAGGAACTGCATAAATCAGCGCAGAGTCGGGGAGAGCGATATTTGACTAATATGATTGTCCCAGAGTCTATTCATTTTGTTGTGGGTGCTTTTGATAATGATCGCTTGGTAGGTATGGTTGGATTTAGGCAAGAGGAACGGATCAAAACGAGACACAAGGGCATGGTTTGGGGAATGTACGTGTCAAGCCAATACCACCATCAAGGAATTGGTAAGGCCTTGTTAATGGAATTGTTGGATCAGGCCAGGGAAATGGACTGGTTGGAACTGATTCAATTATGGGTGGTAACCAATAACAAAGCAGCAGTTCGCTTGTATGAACTCTTTGGCTTTAAGACATTTGGAGAAGAACGCCATGCCTTGAAGATTGGTAGGCAGTATTACGACGAGTTTATGATGGTCTTAAATTTGGAGGATGTGGAGTCCTAG
- a CDS encoding GyrI-like domain-containing protein, whose amino-acid sequence MEGKFIIGEVAKRFGITRPTLIYYDSINLLKPSVVELNGYRYYSYKDVEKLELILTLKESGLKLEKIKNFLASPSHEEAIGLLDAQVKSVDEKIEQLMKTKKIIQNRIENIEAYEAFERYPEIRLVEKEERRICKVRVDYNDDEPFSSTLRKLKTILDEFPETYGAMASKFGVCVSEENMLNGEFYIFKYIFELLETEILSSQLDVLPAGTYMTCMHDGPYHFSHLTFKRMLAYSKDHQFAIKGDGLILPIHDVWAVDSEENYMTEIQIPVER is encoded by the coding sequence ATGGAAGGAAAGTTTATCATCGGCGAGGTCGCAAAACGATTTGGCATAACAAGGCCGACATTGATTTATTATGATTCGATTAATTTGTTGAAACCATCTGTTGTCGAGTTGAATGGATACCGATATTATAGCTATAAGGATGTAGAAAAGTTAGAGTTAATTTTGACCTTGAAAGAATCCGGCTTGAAATTGGAAAAGATAAAGAATTTTTTGGCTTCCCCATCTCATGAGGAAGCCATAGGGCTTTTGGATGCGCAGGTTAAAAGCGTTGATGAAAAAATCGAGCAATTGATGAAAACCAAAAAAATTATTCAAAATCGAATTGAGAATATTGAAGCCTATGAAGCATTTGAACGCTATCCAGAGATCCGTCTGGTAGAAAAGGAGGAGCGAAGAATCTGCAAAGTTCGTGTAGATTACAATGATGATGAGCCTTTTTCTTCGACCTTGCGAAAGCTGAAGACGATTCTTGATGAATTTCCAGAAACCTATGGTGCCATGGCAAGCAAATTTGGCGTTTGTGTCTCAGAGGAAAACATGCTAAACGGTGAGTTTTATATCTTCAAATATATCTTTGAGCTTCTGGAAACGGAGATTCTTAGTTCCCAGCTAGATGTTTTACCGGCGGGAACCTATATGACATGCATGCATGACGGCCCCTACCATTTTTCTCATTTGACATTTAAAAGAATGCTGGCATATAGTAAAGATCATCAGTTTGCTATCAAGGGAGACGGGTTGATTCTGCCAATCCATGATGTTTGGGCGGTGGATTCGGAAGAAAACTATATGACTGAAATTCAAATTCCCGTGGAAAGGTAA
- a CDS encoding excinuclease ABC subunit UvrA — translation MYKFIEIKGAREHNLKNISVQIPKNQLVALTGPSGSGKSTFAFDILQRECQRQYMESMGMVTDGMNNAQVDRIVGLSPSISISQGINNRNPRSTVGTYTEILTYLRLLYAKCGLRQCPHCSQMIPPAFVSDTHHDLDSSNTKSTQCPHCQREIPTLTMAHFSFNKAEGFCKRCSGLGQVNEIDPMGIIDDSLTVGQGAVQMWQGMMAKHYEHVLQAAARHYGFHFDVDQPIRNYNRLEKLVFFNGVSSKDFLALYPHIKPPKKVSDGYFEGILTYLKKKSAENIQKGSTNKKIEACFIRKTCPECKGTRLNHQARTVSLDQKSIVELSTFTIDDLKAWVGKLPNHLEDQNKDVLAAITQDILRRIESITRIGLGYLTLDRTIKSLSGGEAQRLRMANLMDSGLTGVLYILDEPTSGLHPKDTIKILNALKKLRDIGNTILVIEHDMDFVAQCDYVIDFGPLSGIQGGQIVATGKPEEISTFESSATGKYLHKKTEISKGQNRESKKTLSIHHARQHNLKNINVEIPLNRLVTFTGVSGSGKSTLIFDVLAGFAYGQTDHVDKITGLDQIDSIIQVNQQRIGRSSRSTLATYTDIFTPIRSLFAHLKSAKSHGLKSSDFSFNVRGGRCEKCKGLGSIPLNMHFLDDIEVECPLCHGKRFNHKVMDVTYEGFTISEILEKTVKQNLEIFKDHNEIYKRLNVLQEVGLDYLTLGQSTSTLSGGECQRIKLSKELGKSGKGHTLYLLDEPTSGLHPSDIKKLLVLLKKLVDQGNSILIIEHSLAVISQSDWIIDLGPGGGSEGGNLVAEGSPFEIMQNPHSHTGHFLRLSNHA, via the coding sequence ATGTACAAATTCATTGAAATAAAAGGCGCACGAGAGCATAATTTAAAAAATATTTCCGTTCAAATTCCCAAGAATCAATTGGTTGCTCTTACAGGGCCATCCGGTTCAGGCAAGTCCACCTTCGCCTTCGACATCCTTCAACGAGAATGTCAACGGCAGTATATGGAATCCATGGGCATGGTTACGGACGGAATGAACAATGCGCAAGTCGACAGGATTGTGGGCCTATCGCCTTCTATCAGCATCTCTCAGGGCATCAACAACCGCAACCCAAGATCAACGGTTGGCACTTACACTGAAATTTTGACTTATCTGCGGCTTTTATACGCCAAATGCGGCCTCAGACAATGTCCCCATTGCAGTCAAATGATTCCACCTGCATTTGTGTCAGACACCCATCATGACTTGGATTCTTCAAATACAAAATCTACACAGTGCCCCCATTGCCAAAGAGAGATCCCAACTTTGACCATGGCTCACTTTTCCTTCAACAAGGCAGAGGGATTCTGCAAGCGATGCAGCGGTCTGGGTCAAGTCAATGAAATCGACCCCATGGGAATCATCGATGACTCGCTGACCGTAGGTCAAGGTGCTGTACAGATGTGGCAAGGCATGATGGCCAAACACTACGAACATGTTCTTCAGGCGGCGGCACGCCACTACGGTTTTCATTTTGATGTGGATCAACCCATTCGCAATTATAATAGGCTTGAAAAGTTGGTCTTCTTCAACGGCGTGTCTAGCAAGGACTTTCTGGCCCTCTACCCCCATATAAAACCGCCCAAAAAGGTAAGCGATGGCTATTTCGAAGGGATTCTCACCTATTTAAAAAAGAAATCAGCAGAGAATATTCAAAAGGGCTCCACCAACAAGAAAATCGAGGCTTGTTTTATCCGTAAGACCTGTCCCGAATGCAAGGGAACAAGGCTCAACCATCAGGCACGGACAGTTAGCCTTGATCAAAAGTCGATTGTCGAACTTTCCACCTTCACTATCGATGACTTGAAAGCCTGGGTTGGCAAGCTGCCAAACCATTTGGAGGACCAGAACAAGGACGTTTTAGCCGCCATCACCCAGGATATTTTAAGGCGAATCGAAAGCATTACACGCATTGGACTGGGTTATCTCACCCTTGACCGAACCATCAAATCCTTGTCCGGCGGCGAAGCGCAACGCCTTCGCATGGCCAACCTCATGGATTCAGGACTTACAGGCGTCTTATATATTCTCGATGAACCAACAAGTGGTCTTCATCCAAAAGACACGATCAAAATCCTTAATGCCTTAAAGAAATTGCGCGATATCGGCAACACCATTCTAGTCATCGAGCATGATATGGATTTTGTAGCCCAATGCGATTACGTGATCGATTTTGGACCACTTTCCGGGATCCAGGGTGGCCAAATCGTCGCCACTGGAAAACCAGAGGAAATATCGACCTTCGAATCCTCTGCAACAGGCAAATACCTGCACAAAAAAACAGAAATTTCCAAGGGTCAAAATAGAGAATCAAAAAAGACCTTATCGATTCACCATGCACGGCAACACAATTTGAAAAATATCAATGTTGAAATCCCATTGAACCGACTTGTCACATTTACAGGCGTCTCGGGGTCTGGTAAATCAACCCTGATTTTCGACGTGCTTGCCGGTTTCGCTTATGGGCAGACTGACCATGTCGATAAAATCACCGGCCTTGATCAAATCGATAGCATCATTCAGGTCAATCAGCAGCGAATTGGGCGTTCATCACGTTCAACCCTTGCCACCTATACAGACATCTTCACCCCGATACGCTCTCTCTTTGCCCATTTAAAAAGTGCCAAATCCCATGGCCTAAAAAGCAGTGACTTTTCCTTTAATGTGCGCGGTGGACGTTGTGAAAAATGCAAGGGACTTGGATCAATCCCCTTGAATATGCATTTTCTTGACGATATCGAAGTTGAATGTCCCCTTTGCCATGGCAAACGATTTAACCACAAGGTTATGGATGTCACCTATGAGGGCTTCACGATCTCGGAAATTCTGGAGAAGACCGTCAAGCAGAACCTAGAAATCTTCAAAGACCACAATGAGATCTACAAACGACTGAATGTTCTGCAGGAAGTTGGTCTTGACTATCTGACTCTTGGTCAATCCACCTCAACCCTATCCGGCGGAGAATGTCAGCGAATCAAATTGTCCAAAGAACTTGGTAAAAGTGGAAAGGGGCATACCCTCTATTTGCTGGACGAGCCAACAAGCGGTCTTCATCCCAGTGATATCAAAAAACTGCTTGTCCTCTTAAAAAAACTGGTTGACCAAGGAAACTCCATCCTCATCATTGAGCATTCCCTAGCGGTCATTTCACAAAGCGATTGGATTATTGATTTGGGACCTGGTGGCGGCTCAGAAGGAGGAAACCTTGTCGCAGAAGGATCTCCATTTGAAATTATGCAAAACCCCCATAGCCATACGGGCCACTTCTTAAGGCTTTCCAATCATGCTTGA
- a CDS encoding dihydrofolate reductase family protein has protein sequence MRKIILNLAISLDGYIADKDGGFDWIMGDGDPNHNTDKQFDFPAFVGGVDTIVMGANAFLDCGIVNIENYQEKKFIVATSRTMESNEYVEFFNGDIIKRIQELREEEGSDIWLFGGAGLTDAFIKADIIDEYIIGIIPIILGKGRPLFLENNPTIPLHLQESTVTDGIAMLRYTKRK, from the coding sequence ATGAGAAAAATTATTCTAAATTTGGCCATCAGTCTAGATGGTTATATCGCGGACAAAGACGGTGGTTTCGACTGGATTATGGGGGATGGAGATCCCAATCACAACACAGACAAGCAGTTCGACTTTCCGGCATTTGTCGGCGGAGTAGACACCATTGTGATGGGCGCTAACGCCTTCCTCGATTGCGGGATCGTCAATATCGAAAATTATCAGGAGAAGAAATTCATTGTTGCGACTTCCCGAACGATGGAAAGCAATGAATATGTAGAATTTTTCAATGGAGACATCATCAAGAGGATCCAGGAATTGAGGGAAGAAGAAGGATCTGATATCTGGCTCTTTGGCGGTGCCGGACTGACCGATGCCTTTATCAAGGCCGATATCATCGATGAATATATCATCGGGATCATCCCAATCATTCTGGGGAAAGGTCGACCCTTATTTTTAGAAAACAATCCAACCATTCCCCTTCACCTTCAAGAATCAACCGTTACAGATGGGATCGCCATGCTCAGATACACAAAAAGAAAATAA
- a CDS encoding flavodoxin family protein, protein MKVVGINGSPKKEGNTYHALKLVMAELEGQGIETEIIHVGNQKIRGCMGCGMCFKNRDEKCVFGDDKTNEWIQSMKKADGIILGSPVHYAGVAGTMKSFLDRAFYVSGANNGLFRHKVGASLAAVRRSGGIPAIEQLNKFLDYAEMITVKSNYWNVIHGTAPGEVLQDEEGVQIMRVLGKNMAWVLKSMEGEKESAPDLERKVMTNFIR, encoded by the coding sequence ATGAAGGTAGTTGGTATTAATGGGAGTCCGAAAAAAGAAGGCAATACCTACCATGCGTTGAAGCTGGTGATGGCGGAATTGGAGGGCCAGGGCATAGAAACAGAGATTATTCATGTGGGTAATCAAAAAATTCGCGGCTGCATGGGTTGTGGCATGTGCTTTAAAAACCGGGATGAAAAATGTGTCTTCGGTGATGACAAAACAAACGAGTGGATTCAATCCATGAAGAAAGCAGATGGCATTATTTTGGGTTCACCCGTACATTACGCAGGTGTTGCAGGCACCATGAAATCATTCTTGGATCGTGCATTTTATGTGTCGGGCGCAAATAATGGTCTCTTTCGGCATAAAGTGGGGGCAAGCCTGGCGGCGGTTCGCCGGTCCGGCGGCATTCCTGCCATTGAGCAATTGAACAAATTTCTAGATTATGCAGAGATGATCACGGTCAAGTCCAATTATTGGAATGTGATTCACGGCACAGCCCCTGGTGAGGTTTTGCAGGATGAAGAGGGCGTGCAAATTATGCGCGTTTTGGGTAAAAACATGGCATGGGTATTGAAATCCATGGAGGGTGAAAAGGAATCTGCACCTGACTTGGAAAGAAAAGTGATGACGAATTTCATTCGCTAA
- a CDS encoding acetyl-CoA C-acetyltransferase, with product MDSVYIVSSCRTAVGTMGGALKDVSAVDLGVIVATEAMKRANIQPQQVDEVMFGCVLTGGQGQNVARQIAIKSGIPETTTAYTLGMVCGSGMKTVIEAIRAIRSQDADIIMCGGTENMSASPYVVPTARFGARLNNAKMIDTLVNDGLWDAFNQYHMGITAENICDQWNLSREELDAFALQSQQRTAVAQTTGKFEDEIVPVAIKKKREIIEFKVDEHPRNNTSKESLAKLRPAFIPVEGRVTAGNSSGINDGAAAIIVASGEAVKKYNLKPIVKIVGWGQGGVDPSIMGIGPVPATRTALEKASLSIGDIDLVEANEAFAAQSIAVARELEFDMSKVNVNGGAISLGHPIGCSGARIVVTLLHEMMKRPDAKRGLATLCIGGGMGVSTIFEKIEE from the coding sequence ATGGATAGCGTATATATAGTGAGTAGTTGTCGGACAGCAGTAGGAACGATGGGTGGAGCGCTTAAAGATGTCTCAGCGGTTGATTTAGGAGTTATTGTCGCAACGGAAGCAATGAAGAGAGCCAATATCCAACCCCAACAGGTGGATGAAGTTATGTTTGGCTGTGTGCTTACAGGCGGTCAGGGACAGAATGTGGCGCGACAGATTGCGATAAAATCAGGCATTCCAGAGACCACAACCGCTTATACCTTGGGCATGGTGTGTGGATCAGGGATGAAAACGGTGATAGAAGCAATTCGAGCGATTCGTTCTCAAGACGCAGATATCATCATGTGTGGAGGAACTGAGAATATGTCAGCGTCTCCTTATGTTGTGCCTACCGCTCGTTTTGGTGCTCGTTTGAACAATGCAAAAATGATCGATACACTGGTCAATGATGGACTCTGGGATGCTTTTAACCAATACCATATGGGAATAACGGCAGAGAATATTTGTGATCAGTGGAATTTGAGTCGTGAGGAGCTAGATGCGTTTGCTTTACAGTCGCAGCAGAGAACAGCAGTGGCCCAAACGACTGGGAAATTTGAAGATGAAATCGTTCCTGTAGCGATTAAGAAAAAGAGAGAAATCATAGAATTCAAAGTGGATGAACATCCTAGAAATAATACCTCAAAGGAAAGTCTCGCGAAGCTTCGTCCTGCATTTATACCTGTTGAGGGTCGAGTAACGGCTGGAAACTCTTCAGGTATAAACGATGGTGCTGCAGCGATTATTGTTGCTTCCGGTGAAGCGGTGAAAAAATACAATTTAAAACCAATTGTGAAGATTGTAGGCTGGGGTCAAGGTGGTGTTGATCCTTCAATTATGGGGATTGGTCCTGTTCCGGCTACACGTACAGCATTGGAGAAGGCTTCCCTTTCAATTGGTGATATCGATTTGGTGGAAGCAAACGAAGCCTTCGCCGCTCAATCGATCGCAGTCGCTCGGGAGTTGGAATTTGACATGTCGAAAGTGAATGTAAATGGAGGAGCAATTTCTTTAGGCCATCCAATAGGATGTTCAGGTGCTCGTATTGTTGTCACCTTGCTACATGAAATGATGAAACGGCCAGATGCGAAACGAGGTCTTGCCACACTTTGTATCGGTGGTGGAATGGGTGTGTCGACTATATTTGAAAAAATCGAAGAATAG
- a CDS encoding 3-oxoacid CoA-transferase subunit B, with translation MDKGTAKRVIAKRVAQELRDGDVVNLGIGIPTLVPSFLPEGVNVILQSENGIIGTGPKPSAEETNLLYCTDAGGSAAQVSLGGCFIDSATSFALIRGGHVATTILGGLEVDEEGSLANWIIPGKKMPGMGGAMDLLVGAKRVIVAMEHTARGRAKILKKCRLPYTAVHCVSSIITEMGVMEVTEEGLLLTEVNPQFSVRDVQDATEATLRVSPELKQMSL, from the coding sequence CTTAGAGACGGCGATGTAGTTAATCTTGGTATTGGGATTCCGACTCTCGTACCTTCTTTTCTTCCTGAAGGTGTGAACGTGATCTTGCAGTCTGAAAACGGGATTATTGGAACGGGGCCAAAACCTTCTGCTGAAGAAACCAATCTTCTTTACTGTACAGATGCAGGTGGCTCTGCTGCTCAGGTTTCCTTAGGCGGTTGCTTTATTGATTCTGCAACTTCTTTTGCTTTGATTCGTGGCGGGCATGTAGCAACCACTATTCTAGGTGGATTAGAAGTGGATGAAGAAGGTTCGCTTGCTAATTGGATTATACCTGGGAAGAAAATGCCTGGGATGGGTGGCGCTATGGACCTATTAGTCGGTGCGAAAAGAGTGATTGTTGCCATGGAACATACTGCTAGGGGACGGGCAAAAATTCTCAAAAAGTGTCGACTGCCATATACAGCCGTACATTGCGTGTCTTCGATTATTACGGAAATGGGTGTTATGGAAGTAACGGAGGAAGGCCTACTGTTGACAGAGGTAAATCCTCAATTTTCCGTACGGGATGTACAAGATGCGACTGAAGCGACGCTTCGTGTCAGTCCTGAACTGAAACAGATGAGCTTATAA